From a region of the Fischerella sp. JS2 genome:
- a CDS encoding Dps family protein, producing the protein MQSLPVNIGIDETNRAKIAEGLSRLLADTYTLYLKTHNFHWNVTGPMFQTLHLMFEQQYTELAMAVDLIAERIRALGYPAPGTYSEFAQLSSIPETSGVPKATDMIRLLVEGQEAVVRTARSIFPIVEEVNDEPTADLLTQRMQVHEKTAWMLRSLLEE; encoded by the coding sequence ATGCAATCTCTACCAGTAAACATTGGTATTGACGAAACTAACAGAGCAAAAATAGCTGAAGGGTTATCTCGTTTACTAGCTGATACGTACACTTTGTATCTGAAAACCCATAATTTTCATTGGAACGTTACTGGGCCCATGTTCCAAACATTACACTTAATGTTTGAACAGCAATATACAGAATTAGCTATGGCAGTTGATTTGATTGCTGAACGTATTAGAGCGCTTGGTTATCCAGCGCCAGGAACCTATAGTGAATTTGCTCAACTCAGTTCAATACCAGAAACATCTGGAGTACCTAAAGCTACGGATATGATTCGCTTACTAGTGGAAGGACAAGAAGCCGTGGTACGGACTGCACGATCTATTTTCCCCATAGTAGAAGAAGTAAACGACGAACCCACAGCCGACTTATTAACTCAACGGATGCAAGTGCATGAAAAAACTGCTTGGATGTTGAGAAGTTTACTGGAAGAATAG
- the grpE gene encoding nucleotide exchange factor GrpE → MPQTDLTQTLRDLMQRVGILSYKTLSRTAGVSERQILRLRRLGVEQMRVDVLLKLSQALQISLQELVANFSGQELLPNKATPPQELLQQITDLKTEYDRLQLQLQQQRLSLQQEFQHSSLQLLESLLLQFPTAAHKARENPHLSAVNIIPLVEKPLERLLQEWGIEAIASVGAELSYDPLLHQLMDGIAQPGDIVRVRYTGYRQGDKLLYRAKVSPL, encoded by the coding sequence ATGCCCCAAACTGATTTAACCCAAACGTTACGAGATTTAATGCAACGAGTGGGCATTTTGAGTTATAAAACACTCAGTCGTACTGCTGGCGTTTCCGAACGACAAATTTTGCGGCTGCGGCGGCTTGGAGTTGAGCAGATGCGTGTAGATGTGCTGCTCAAGCTGTCGCAGGCACTGCAAATATCATTACAGGAATTAGTGGCAAATTTTTCTGGACAAGAATTATTACCAAATAAAGCCACACCACCTCAAGAATTATTGCAACAAATCACAGATTTAAAAACAGAGTACGACCGCCTACAATTACAACTACAGCAGCAGCGTTTGAGTTTGCAGCAAGAGTTCCAGCACTCAAGTTTACAACTGCTGGAATCTTTGTTATTGCAATTTCCCACAGCAGCCCATAAAGCGCGAGAAAATCCCCACTTAAGTGCTGTCAACATTATTCCCTTGGTAGAGAAACCCCTAGAAAGACTTTTGCAGGAGTGGGGAATAGAAGCGATCGCATCTGTAGGAGCAGAACTATCCTATGATCCCCTGTTGCATCAATTAATGGATGGCATTGCACAACCAGGAGATATTGTTAGGGTACGCTACACAGGTTATCGCCAAGGGGATAAGTTACTTTATCGAGCCAAAGTCAGTCCCTTATGA
- a CDS encoding STAS domain-containing protein, translating into MNNSVKVIQIDGILDSTKSQEFRDKITAELESGVKTVLVDFQEVTFMDSSGLGALVLAFKALRAANTRLAICSINEQVRIVFQLTGIDKVIEIFTNQDEFHRSINNQDEVNQFSNEF; encoded by the coding sequence ATGAATAATTCAGTCAAAGTTATTCAAATCGACGGAATTCTGGATTCTACTAAATCACAAGAGTTTCGCGATAAAATTACCGCAGAGCTAGAAAGCGGTGTCAAGACTGTCTTAGTTGACTTTCAAGAAGTAACATTTATGGATAGTTCTGGTCTGGGTGCTTTAGTCTTAGCATTTAAAGCTTTGCGAGCAGCTAATACCAGACTTGCCATATGTTCTATTAATGAACAAGTCAGAATCGTATTTCAATTAACAGGCATTGATAAGGTTATTGAGATTTTCACCAATCAAGATGAATTTCACAGATCTATTAATAACCAAGATGAGGTGAATCAATTTAGCAATGAGTTTTAG
- a CDS encoding PP2C family protein-serine/threonine phosphatase: MFQILVIDDDPAVRILLKRMLERQGYEVVAVSNGEEGIKQACTGNPALIICDWIMPGMSGLEVCQRIKADPKLSTTFFILLTSLDSVADRVKGLDAGADDFITKPIEHNELQARVRAGLRLHQLSRDLQNQKLILEAELAEAAEYVRSLLPPPMTEPFSIDFCFIPSRQLGGDCLDFYWLDPDYLAIYLLDTAGHGLRATLPSISVLNLLRSRALKSLNYYQPSEVLKALNDTFQMNYQNDKYFTIWYGVYNRVQRQLIYSSAGHPPAILLSSKSMNSADVKLLRTPGMPVGMFPQVKYVDGFCSIEENSTLYIFSDGVYEITKSDGTLWGLDAFIKMLVGLQHAHNCQLNQIVKQLMAVNPQEVFDDDLSILQMKFD; this comes from the coding sequence ATGTTTCAAATTCTAGTAATTGACGATGATCCAGCAGTACGGATATTGCTGAAAAGAATGCTGGAAAGACAGGGTTATGAGGTAGTTGCTGTGAGCAACGGTGAGGAAGGAATTAAACAGGCATGTACTGGCAATCCAGCGTTGATTATTTGTGATTGGATTATGCCAGGAATGAGTGGACTAGAAGTTTGCCAACGTATCAAAGCAGATCCAAAATTATCCACTACATTTTTCATTCTTTTAACATCTCTCGATTCAGTTGCGGATCGCGTTAAAGGTTTAGATGCTGGCGCTGATGATTTTATTACCAAACCGATCGAGCATAATGAATTACAAGCACGGGTAAGAGCAGGATTGCGTCTGCATCAGTTAAGTCGAGATTTGCAAAATCAAAAGCTGATTTTAGAAGCAGAATTGGCAGAAGCAGCCGAATATGTGCGTTCGCTGTTACCTCCTCCTATGACCGAACCGTTTAGTATTGATTTTTGCTTTATTCCCTCACGGCAACTAGGCGGTGATTGTTTGGATTTTTACTGGCTTGACCCTGATTATCTGGCAATTTACTTATTAGATACTGCCGGACATGGGCTTAGAGCAACTCTACCTTCAATTTCTGTACTTAATTTACTGCGATCGCGCGCTCTCAAAAGTCTTAATTATTATCAACCCAGTGAGGTATTAAAGGCATTAAATGATACTTTTCAGATGAACTACCAAAATGATAAATACTTTACAATTTGGTACGGTGTTTATAACCGTGTGCAGCGTCAATTAATTTATTCCAGCGCTGGTCATCCACCTGCAATTTTATTATCTTCTAAATCAATGAATTCTGCTGATGTTAAACTTTTGAGAACCCCTGGTATGCCAGTCGGAATGTTTCCACAAGTCAAATATGTTGATGGTTTTTGCAGTATTGAAGAAAATAGCACTCTTTATATTTTTAGTGACGGGGTTTACGAAATCACTAAATCCGATGGCACACTTTGGGGTTTGGATGCTTTTATCAAAATGTTGGTTGGGTTACAGCATGCTCACAATTGCCAACTTAACCAAATAGTCAAGCAATTAATGGCTGTCAATCCCCAAGAAGTTTTCGATGATGATTTATCTATACTACAAATGAAATTTGATTAG
- a CDS encoding DUF1350 family protein, with translation MEWKEISGNWVLIPGKPTGIIHFLGGAFVATAPHITYRLLLENIAEKGFVIVATPFINTLDHTAIAQQTLLNFERTLLRLEDRGMLGKKYLPIYGIGHSMGCKLHLLIGSLFPVERAGNILISFNNYAARDAIPLIEQFNSTFQSNSSFAVEFTPSPLETKQLIQEQYSVRRNLLIKFNNDTIDQSAPLAELLQNRFPEMVTTQILPGNHLTPLGQDVKWQTGKDFNPLDAIGQWFKQEVYRDLQQLKRTILFWLNPLSSPL, from the coding sequence ATGGAATGGAAAGAAATCTCTGGTAACTGGGTATTGATTCCTGGAAAGCCTACAGGTATAATTCATTTCCTCGGTGGTGCATTTGTTGCCACTGCACCCCATATTACATACCGTTTGTTATTAGAAAACATAGCAGAAAAAGGTTTTGTTATTGTAGCCACACCTTTTATAAATACTCTAGACCATACAGCGATCGCCCAACAGACCCTACTCAATTTTGAACGTACTTTACTACGTTTAGAAGACAGAGGAATGTTAGGCAAAAAATACCTTCCTATTTATGGAATCGGACACAGCATGGGATGCAAGTTGCATCTACTGATTGGTAGTCTTTTCCCGGTAGAACGTGCAGGTAATATCCTCATTTCTTTTAACAATTATGCTGCACGAGATGCAATTCCTTTGATAGAACAGTTTAACTCTACATTTCAGTCTAATTCCAGCTTTGCTGTTGAGTTTACCCCTTCGCCCTTGGAAACCAAACAACTCATCCAGGAACAGTATAGTGTTCGTCGTAACTTATTAATTAAATTTAACAATGATACGATTGACCAATCAGCACCTCTGGCTGAACTGTTGCAAAATCGCTTTCCAGAAATGGTGACAACACAAATACTCCCAGGAAATCACCTCACGCCTTTAGGACAAGATGTGAAATGGCAAACAGGTAAAGATTTTAATCCCTTGGATGCGATCGGACAATGGTTCAAACAAGAAGTGTATCGTGACCTACAGCAGCTAAAACGCACCATACTTTTTTGGCTTAATCCCCTGTCGTCACCGCTATAA
- a CDS encoding IS1 family transposase (programmed frameshift), producing MECPRCGSCHNRKNGKKRGKQNHICCDCGRQFIDVYKPPRGYSDEIKQECLKMYVNGMGFRGIERVKNVHHTTIIHWVKRVGTQLADTPNSKEIPQVGELDELETFIGFKKNKIWLWTAVNHFTQGILAWVLGDRSSTTFQQLWNIVQCWQSYFYVTDGYPVYPCFVPDGDQIVSKTYMTRVENENTRLRHYLARLHRKTLCYSKTEEMLRYSVRLLLHYLKYRSVPLPA from the exons ATGGAATGTCCACGCTGTGGATCTTGTCATAACCGTAAGAATGGAAAGAAAAGAGGTAAACAGAATCACATTTGCTGTGATTGTGGTCGTCAATTCATTGATGTCTATAAACCACCCAGGGGCTACTCGGATGAAATCAAACAAGAATGCCTAAAAATGTACGTCAATGGTATGGGATTTCGTGGAATTGAAAGGGTGAAAAACGTTCATCATACTACCATTATTCATTGGGTTAAACGAGTGGGTACACAATTGGCGGATACACCAAATTCAAAGGAAATTCCGCAGGTGGGAGAACTAGATGAATTAGAAACATTTATTGGTT TCAAAAAAAATAAAATCTGGTTGTGGACGGCGGTAAATCACTTTACTCAAGGTATTCTTGCTTGGGTTTTAGGTGATCGTAGTTCGACTACTTTCCAACAGTTATGGAACATTGTCCAGTGTTGGCAGAGTTATTTTTACGTCACAGATGGATACCCTGTTTACCCTTGTTTTGTTCCTGATGGTGACCAAATTGTGAGTAAGACCTACATGACACGAGTCGAAAATGAAAACACAAGGCTTAGACATTATTTGGCTCGTCTTCATCGTAAAACTTTATGTTATTCCAAAACCGAGGAAATGCTGAGATACTCTGTTCGATTGTTATTGCACTACCTCAAATATCGTTCTGTTCCCTTACCTGCCTAA